The following proteins are encoded in a genomic region of Gimesia algae:
- a CDS encoding MotA/TolQ/ExbB proton channel family protein, which produces MIKLNSNQQSTTGSPADMQRSTQLRFLVKLLVICGLCLTLAPDNSPAQERLPKVVKSVNGELVEVKNPDGPLPGAGQQPNRGTKIPFTPQEIIEELKYFILPFVIASVISMWFIIERLVILRSGRVIPRHFVSRFLKLLKDGKLNSRSALKLCDENPSPIASVFAHGIRKWGKPSVEVEQAIIDGGERQLSQLRKHLRVINGVATVAPLMGLLGTVIGMILAFNDIANSSAMGKAEELAGGIALALLTTALGLGIAIPSLIMYMYLAGRVDGLVMEMDQSAQDLVHLISAEGLAASAASRKSTSSAPTTKTKAKPDKTTTKS; this is translated from the coding sequence ATGATCAAATTAAACAGTAACCAGCAATCCACAACAGGTTCCCCCGCCGACATGCAGCGCAGTACACAACTCCGGTTCCTGGTAAAGCTGCTTGTCATCTGTGGACTCTGTTTGACGCTGGCTCCCGACAACAGTCCCGCGCAGGAGCGTCTGCCTAAGGTTGTGAAATCTGTGAATGGAGAACTGGTTGAAGTTAAAAACCCCGACGGTCCGCTTCCAGGAGCCGGACAGCAGCCCAATCGCGGGACGAAGATTCCCTTCACACCTCAGGAAATTATTGAGGAGCTGAAATATTTCATCCTGCCGTTTGTGATCGCTTCCGTGATCTCCATGTGGTTCATCATTGAACGACTGGTGATCCTGCGCTCGGGTCGTGTGATTCCCCGACATTTCGTCTCCCGCTTTCTGAAACTGCTCAAAGACGGCAAACTCAATTCCCGGTCTGCGTTGAAACTTTGTGACGAAAACCCCAGCCCGATCGCCTCCGTCTTCGCGCACGGGATTCGCAAGTGGGGGAAACCCAGCGTTGAAGTCGAACAGGCCATCATCGATGGCGGCGAGCGACAGCTTTCTCAACTTCGTAAACATCTGCGCGTCATCAATGGTGTCGCAACGGTCGCGCCGCTGATGGGGTTATTGGGAACCGTCATTGGTATGATCCTGGCCTTCAACGATATTGCCAACAGCAGTGCCATGGGAAAAGCCGAAGAACTTGCCGGCGGCATCGCGCTGGCGTTGTTGACCACCGCACTGGGACTCGGCATCGCCATCCCCTCACTGATCATGTATATGTACCTGGCTGGTCGCGTCGATGGACTCGTCATGGAAATGGATCAGTCCGCCCAGGACCTGGTACACCTCATCTCTGCAGAAGGCCTCGCCGCCAGCGCTGCCAGCCGCAAATCGACCTCGTCAGCACCCACGACCAAAACCAAAGCCAAGCCGGATAAAACGACTACTAAATCCTGA
- a CDS encoding tetratricopeptide repeat protein: MMNYRIRNAFINNRRAPQICLILVLLTLLPLPLAHADKASDEFQLAIGLYKQNRWELATETFRKYLKNYPTDASVPLAKFYLGLTLVNQQKYQDARETLREFAKQYPQNKNLPDAIYRIAECSYLLDDLAAAETEFTDFLKQYPNHALEEWAYPYFGDVLLRRGKADLAIKSFQRSLERHPKGAMAEDAQFGLASSYLRDKQSEEAEKRFKEIAGQKNHSRASDAQMSLATSLFDRAQFQAAADAFLELPKKFPESPLGITARLNAGYAYYDLKEYAKAVQQFDLVAKDPIHAANALYWKGVSFKGEQQLPAAITAFELALKSKPSPQQKESITYQLADALLRSGKPTEAKALFLELVKQSPESELADDSLHFAIEAALLTNELAEAEQLSAQFETTFPQSGLRLHQELLKGRILDAKGKPADLTAAATHFQNVLKESKLENTQLLARLYLARTFQKLKQYDKSIEVLAPFLKDPKAVKTSSEYADALVLQSNNFNSQQKYAEAESLSKEYLKQFPNEVRFNQILANLIILTAKNNKPQEVDQYLKQLQDRKPAGDLLVQTYRQLAERNYEGKQWARAKTFFDEIVKLGPDSPEYPAGLSGLAWSEFQLAEHESAAAHFQQFAKKYPESPLTAEASYMQGRSLENNKQLEAAVDVYQQALQKFAPSRYAMLSGLQAARTLFQLKKIDAVNQAYEALLQKFPKVDNLDKILDEWALINYEAEQFEKSDEIFRRLIKETPDSELADNARLSLAESNLIAGKLEPAAKAFDELQSDSKSDEKVQQVALYRLIEINLELQKWDLVDKFSKALLKRFPQNEYAAFAQFHEAEAALYLNQVEAAQAELLKLAAEDKLETLRQEPWYPRVWVLLAETYFRQKKYKEVAETIDRFRKWDPDSPFLYQAEEVLARSLKNQAKFTEARKVFQQIIDSENSRRTPTAAKCQFLLAETLMIQEKFKEALLAYLQVDIQYQFPEWQAPALYQAAMCHEALNEWPQAQKTYQDYLKRFPEHELVPQAKERLKAVAARVNK; encoded by the coding sequence ATGATGAACTATCGTATCCGGAACGCATTCATAAATAATCGACGCGCGCCTCAAATCTGCCTGATCCTGGTCCTGCTGACACTTCTGCCGTTACCGCTGGCTCACGCAGATAAAGCTTCGGATGAATTTCAGCTGGCCATCGGTCTGTACAAACAGAATCGCTGGGAACTCGCGACCGAAACCTTTCGCAAATACCTGAAAAATTATCCCACAGATGCCAGTGTTCCCCTGGCAAAATTTTACCTGGGACTGACACTCGTCAATCAGCAGAAGTATCAGGACGCCCGCGAGACCCTCAGAGAGTTTGCCAAACAATATCCGCAAAATAAAAACCTGCCCGATGCCATCTACCGAATTGCGGAATGCAGTTATCTGCTGGACGATCTGGCCGCAGCAGAAACAGAGTTCACGGACTTCCTCAAACAGTACCCGAACCATGCTTTGGAAGAATGGGCATACCCCTATTTTGGGGATGTCCTGCTACGGCGCGGGAAAGCGGACCTCGCGATTAAAAGTTTTCAGCGTTCACTCGAACGTCATCCCAAAGGGGCGATGGCCGAAGATGCCCAGTTTGGCCTGGCATCTTCCTACCTGCGTGATAAACAGTCTGAAGAAGCCGAAAAACGATTTAAAGAGATCGCCGGTCAGAAAAATCACTCGCGTGCCAGCGATGCCCAGATGTCACTCGCAACCTCACTTTTCGATCGGGCACAATTCCAGGCAGCCGCCGATGCCTTCCTGGAACTCCCGAAAAAATTTCCGGAAAGTCCACTGGGCATCACCGCCCGGCTCAATGCGGGTTACGCGTACTATGATCTCAAGGAATATGCGAAAGCCGTCCAGCAGTTTGACCTCGTCGCCAAAGACCCGATTCATGCAGCAAACGCTTTGTACTGGAAGGGGGTCAGTTTCAAAGGCGAGCAACAGCTGCCTGCCGCCATCACCGCATTCGAACTCGCACTCAAATCAAAGCCCAGTCCACAACAAAAAGAGTCAATCACCTATCAGCTGGCTGATGCCCTGTTACGTTCCGGAAAACCGACCGAAGCGAAAGCTCTGTTTCTGGAACTCGTCAAACAGTCACCGGAAAGTGAACTGGCTGACGACAGTCTGCATTTCGCCATCGAAGCCGCTTTACTGACAAACGAACTGGCCGAAGCCGAACAACTTTCTGCTCAGTTTGAAACAACATTTCCCCAGAGCGGATTGCGGTTGCACCAGGAACTGCTCAAAGGGCGTATTCTGGATGCCAAGGGGAAACCGGCAGATCTGACGGCAGCGGCGACCCATTTTCAAAACGTGCTGAAGGAGTCCAAGCTGGAAAATACGCAATTGCTGGCGCGACTCTACCTGGCACGCACTTTTCAGAAACTCAAACAGTACGACAAATCCATCGAGGTCCTGGCCCCTTTTCTCAAAGACCCCAAAGCGGTCAAAACATCCAGCGAATATGCAGACGCATTAGTACTACAGAGCAACAACTTTAATTCCCAGCAGAAATACGCCGAAGCCGAATCCCTCTCGAAAGAGTACCTGAAGCAGTTCCCCAATGAAGTTCGCTTTAACCAGATCCTGGCAAACCTGATCATCCTCACCGCGAAAAATAACAAGCCGCAGGAAGTCGATCAATATTTGAAACAGCTGCAGGACCGCAAGCCGGCCGGGGATCTGTTGGTCCAGACGTATCGTCAGCTGGCAGAACGCAATTATGAGGGGAAACAATGGGCACGTGCCAAAACGTTTTTTGATGAGATCGTCAAGCTCGGCCCTGACTCTCCCGAATATCCCGCTGGACTGTCCGGGTTAGCCTGGAGTGAATTTCAGCTCGCTGAACACGAATCTGCGGCGGCACATTTCCAGCAGTTCGCCAAAAAATATCCGGAAAGCCCGCTCACTGCTGAAGCATCCTATATGCAGGGTCGCAGTCTGGAAAATAACAAACAGTTGGAAGCTGCGGTCGACGTCTATCAGCAAGCGTTGCAAAAGTTCGCTCCTTCACGCTATGCCATGCTTTCCGGACTGCAGGCCGCACGCACGCTGTTTCAACTGAAGAAAATCGATGCCGTCAACCAGGCTTATGAGGCACTGCTGCAGAAATTTCCCAAGGTCGATAATCTCGATAAAATTCTGGACGAGTGGGCACTGATTAATTACGAAGCGGAACAGTTCGAGAAGTCAGACGAAATCTTCCGCAGGCTGATTAAAGAAACCCCCGACAGTGAACTGGCTGATAACGCCCGCCTGAGCCTGGCAGAAAGTAACCTGATCGCAGGCAAGCTGGAACCCGCCGCCAAAGCATTCGATGAACTGCAGAGCGACTCCAAATCAGATGAAAAAGTACAACAGGTCGCCCTGTATCGTCTGATTGAAATCAACCTCGAACTCCAGAAATGGGATCTGGTCGACAAATTCTCGAAGGCACTGCTGAAACGGTTTCCCCAAAATGAATACGCGGCGTTTGCACAATTCCATGAAGCCGAGGCAGCCTTGTATCTGAATCAGGTGGAGGCAGCTCAGGCGGAATTATTGAAGCTGGCCGCCGAAGACAAATTGGAAACACTCCGTCAGGAACCCTGGTATCCCCGCGTCTGGGTCCTGTTGGCGGAAACCTATTTTCGCCAGAAAAAATATAAAGAAGTCGCGGAAACCATCGACCGCTTCCGCAAATGGGACCCGGACAGTCCGTTTCTGTATCAGGCAGAAGAGGTTCTGGCCAGAAGCCTGAAGAACCAGGCCAAATTTACAGAAGCGCGTAAAGTGTTCCAACAGATCATCGACTCAGAAAACAGCCGGCGGACACCTACGGCCGCCAAATGTCAGTTCCTGCTGGCGGAAACTCTGATGATCCAGGAGAAATTCAAGGAAGCCCTGCTGGCTTACCTGCAGGTGGACATTCAATATCAATTCCCCGAATGGCAGGCCCCGGCGCTGTATCAGGCGGCCATGTGCCACGAAGCCCTGAACGAATGGCCTCAAGCCCAGAAAACGTATCAAGATTACTTGAAGCGTTTTCCGGAGCACGAACTGGTTCCCCAGGCCAAAGAACGACTTAAAGCGGTCGCAGCCCGGGTCAACAAGTAA
- a CDS encoding glucuronyl esterase domain-containing protein, translating into MKRLLFLLSLSLLLTSAAHAQRPKPNYDESQVPEFKLPDPLVTQAGKKVDSAEEWNKVRRPEILELFETEVYGKSPARPENMLFEVTSVKNDALGGKAIRKEVSVYFSGKKAGPRMDLLIYLPAKATKPVPVFMGLNFYGNHTITDETDVQLNGNWMRASKEKAIVDHKATEDSRGKSSSRWPIETIIDRGYGLIAIYCGDIDPDYDDGFKNGVHALFNSKQKPAPDEWGTISAWAWGLSCALDYLETDKQIDTSKVAVIGHSRLGKTSLWAGATDPRFALVISNDSGCGGAALSRRRFGETLHVINNAFPHWFCDNFNKYIDKENDLPVDQHMLISLIAPRPVYVASAEDDQWADPKGEFLSVKYAEPVYKLLGTSGFGAKEMPAVNQPVQKQMGYHIRTGKHNVTDFDWQQYLNFADQHFQGS; encoded by the coding sequence ATGAAACGTCTGCTGTTCCTGCTCAGCCTTTCGCTGCTGCTGACATCCGCCGCACACGCACAACGTCCCAAACCCAATTACGATGAAAGCCAGGTCCCGGAATTCAAACTCCCTGACCCGCTCGTCACACAAGCTGGCAAAAAAGTGGATTCCGCCGAGGAATGGAACAAAGTCCGCCGCCCGGAAATCCTGGAACTGTTCGAAACGGAAGTCTACGGCAAAAGTCCTGCACGCCCCGAGAACATGCTGTTCGAAGTCACGTCTGTGAAAAACGATGCACTCGGCGGCAAAGCGATTCGCAAGGAAGTCTCGGTCTACTTCTCCGGCAAAAAAGCAGGGCCGCGGATGGACCTCTTGATCTATCTGCCGGCCAAAGCCACCAAACCGGTTCCCGTCTTTATGGGCCTCAACTTTTACGGCAATCACACTATCACCGATGAAACAGACGTCCAACTCAACGGCAACTGGATGCGGGCCAGCAAAGAAAAAGCCATCGTCGATCATAAAGCGACCGAAGATTCGCGGGGCAAATCTTCGTCACGCTGGCCCATCGAAACCATCATCGACCGTGGTTACGGACTGATCGCCATCTACTGCGGCGACATTGATCCCGACTACGACGACGGCTTCAAGAATGGCGTCCACGCACTTTTCAATTCCAAACAGAAGCCCGCGCCCGATGAATGGGGCACGATTTCCGCCTGGGCCTGGGGCTTGAGCTGTGCCCTCGATTACCTGGAAACCGACAAGCAGATCGACACCAGCAAAGTCGCCGTGATCGGACACTCCCGCCTCGGGAAAACATCCCTCTGGGCCGGCGCAACGGACCCACGGTTTGCCCTGGTCATCTCCAACGACTCCGGTTGTGGCGGTGCCGCGCTCAGCCGACGTCGCTTCGGCGAAACCCTGCACGTCATCAACAACGCCTTCCCGCACTGGTTCTGTGATAACTTCAACAAATACATCGACAAGGAAAACGATCTGCCCGTCGATCAACACATGCTGATCTCTTTAATCGCACCGCGGCCTGTGTACGTCGCCAGTGCCGAAGATGACCAGTGGGCCGACCCCAAAGGTGAATTCCTCTCAGTGAAATATGCGGAACCGGTCTACAAACTGCTGGGAACCTCCGGCTTTGGAGCAAAAGAGATGCCCGCCGTCAATCAACCAGTCCAGAAACAGATGGGTTATCACATTCGCACCGGAAAACATAATGTGACCGACTTTGACTGGCAGCAGTATCTGAATTTTGCCGACCAGCATTTTCAAGGCAGCTAA
- a CDS encoding IS4 family transposase codes for MPFISSSRVNAASFSLFKRSMLQDASLPLSDVINDQRWQQVFNKHDIDFGSDPDVIYTPAITLWALISQVFFSGEQRSCKAAVIRVASLWAALGRRVCSTNTGAYCRARLKLSFTVIRDLVQQLAADAEAACDQNCVQSREQSAARLSPSSVADVKSRSTGGRILLVDGFTITAADTPENQRAYPQNPAQKPGLGFPVLRCVSLISMTTGLLVDLVSGPYSGKGSGETALLWQMLDALRPGDILVADSYYCTYWLVSACHARGVQILMKNHHLRDNHPQTARRLSKQERLVTWSRPSVCPAWMTRQEFWRQPLTLTLRLVDVQISQPGYRAKTFTIATTITDQKACPARWIAALYQSRWLVELDIRSIKCSLGMDILRAKSPGMVLTELWSCLLAYNLIRLKMLQSGMATGRDPRSLSFTTTQQMLAANWLLGAVTKTTEELATLGQQIPSSERVGHRTGRTEPRANKRRTKALALLKQPRYHYHQQRRAII; via the coding sequence ATGCCATTTATATCATCTTCCCGCGTGAATGCAGCATCGTTTTCTCTTTTTAAACGATCAATGCTGCAAGATGCTTCGCTCCCGCTGTCTGATGTCATCAACGATCAGCGCTGGCAGCAGGTGTTTAACAAACACGACATCGACTTTGGCAGTGATCCCGATGTCATTTACACACCGGCAATCACTCTCTGGGCGTTAATCTCTCAGGTGTTCTTTTCCGGCGAGCAACGCAGCTGTAAGGCAGCCGTCATCCGTGTTGCCAGCTTATGGGCGGCACTGGGGCGACGGGTCTGCAGTACGAATACCGGTGCTTACTGTCGCGCGCGACTCAAACTATCCTTTACCGTCATCCGCGATCTCGTCCAGCAACTTGCCGCGGATGCCGAAGCGGCCTGTGACCAGAACTGTGTCCAGTCCCGAGAGCAGTCAGCGGCGCGTCTCAGTCCTTCCAGCGTCGCCGATGTGAAATCACGGAGTACCGGCGGTCGCATTCTGCTCGTTGACGGCTTCACCATCACGGCCGCCGATACCCCTGAGAATCAGCGGGCCTATCCGCAGAACCCGGCTCAGAAACCGGGGCTCGGGTTCCCCGTTCTCCGCTGCGTTTCTCTGATCTCGATGACCACCGGACTGCTGGTCGATCTGGTGAGCGGGCCTTACAGCGGTAAAGGGAGTGGCGAAACGGCCCTGCTTTGGCAAATGCTCGATGCACTCCGGCCGGGTGATATTCTGGTGGCTGACTCGTATTACTGCACGTACTGGCTGGTGAGTGCGTGCCATGCCCGGGGCGTTCAGATCCTGATGAAGAACCATCACCTGCGTGACAATCATCCACAAACCGCACGTCGACTGAGCAAACAGGAGCGACTCGTAACGTGGTCACGTCCCTCTGTCTGTCCTGCCTGGATGACCCGTCAGGAATTCTGGCGACAACCGCTGACACTCACTCTGCGGCTGGTCGATGTGCAGATCAGTCAGCCGGGGTATCGCGCCAAAACATTTACGATTGCCACCACCATCACAGATCAGAAAGCATGCCCGGCGCGCTGGATCGCCGCCTTGTATCAGAGCCGCTGGCTGGTCGAACTGGATATTCGCAGCATCAAGTGTTCTCTGGGCATGGATATTCTGCGTGCGAAGTCTCCGGGGATGGTGCTCACGGAACTCTGGTCATGCCTGCTGGCGTACAATCTGATTCGGTTGAAGATGCTGCAGAGCGGCATGGCAACAGGTCGTGATCCCCGTTCACTCTCGTTTACCACCACGCAACAGATGCTGGCTGCGAATTGGTTGCTGGGCGCGGTTACAAAGACGACTGAGGAATTAGCCACACTCGGACAGCAGATCCCCAGCAGCGAACGTGTGGGACATCGTACCGGCAGAACAGAACCCAGAGCCAATAAACGGCGAACCAAAGCGCTGGCTTTGCTGAAGCAACCGAGATACCATTACCATCAACAACGAAGGGCCATCATATGA
- a CDS encoding dienelactone hydrolase family protein yields MHNFTALTRSLLTALLSCLFLTPTNAADRDPAEKPFTVTESYQQLADAMEPLQAWQATNKAEHQAWRKQFHPTVTRILGQMPERVPLEVKWAEKKEFDTFTRHKVFIRTEASYWAPVYYFVPHKLKKKVPAIVCMHGHSGIVPYIDEGKTKADKEKTRQSELDYAVYFAKHGYITAAIVMRGWNETAGDQDRGVSHTKRSCLQMTMNALLIGSTPQGQRSWDAMRVIDFLQTQDQVDPDCIAAAGLSGGGATAMYLPVLDDRVKLTMIAGAFSTYRASYYAMPHCLCQCMPEMMRFGEMSDVVALHAPRPVLLINGIEDKIFPIEAAREGYKKLQQVYQVLDAEENIDADFFQGGHRWSNNKSLDFLKQHFGE; encoded by the coding sequence ATGCACAATTTTACTGCTCTCACCCGCAGCCTGCTCACCGCCCTGCTCTCCTGCCTCTTCCTCACCCCGACAAACGCAGCAGATCGCGATCCCGCCGAGAAACCATTTACCGTCACCGAAAGCTATCAGCAACTTGCTGACGCGATGGAACCGCTGCAGGCCTGGCAGGCCACGAACAAAGCCGAACACCAGGCCTGGCGAAAACAGTTTCATCCGACCGTCACCCGCATTCTGGGTCAAATGCCCGAGCGAGTTCCGCTGGAAGTCAAGTGGGCGGAAAAGAAAGAGTTCGACACCTTCACCCGCCACAAAGTCTTTATCCGCACCGAAGCCTCCTATTGGGCCCCCGTCTATTACTTCGTCCCCCACAAGTTAAAGAAAAAAGTCCCCGCGATTGTCTGCATGCACGGACACAGCGGCATCGTTCCCTATATCGATGAAGGCAAAACCAAGGCCGACAAAGAGAAGACCCGCCAGAGCGAACTCGACTACGCCGTCTACTTCGCGAAGCACGGTTACATCACCGCCGCCATCGTCATGCGGGGCTGGAACGAAACCGCCGGCGACCAGGATCGTGGCGTCTCGCACACCAAACGCAGTTGTCTGCAGATGACCATGAACGCACTCCTCATCGGCAGCACCCCGCAAGGCCAGCGCAGCTGGGACGCCATGCGCGTCATTGACTTCCTGCAGACCCAGGACCAGGTCGATCCGGACTGCATTGCAGCCGCTGGCTTGTCAGGTGGCGGCGCAACCGCCATGTACCTCCCCGTCCTCGATGACCGCGTCAAACTCACCATGATCGCCGGTGCCTTCTCAACCTACCGTGCCTCCTATTATGCGATGCCACACTGCCTCTGTCAGTGCATGCCCGAGATGATGCGTTTCGGCGAAATGTCCGACGTTGTCGCTTTGCACGCCCCGCGTCCGGTCCTGCTCATCAACGGCATCGAAGACAAAATCTTCCCCATCGAAGCCGCCCGCGAGGGATATAAAAAACTGCAGCAGGTTTACCAGGTTCTGGACGCAGAAGAAAACATCGACGCCGACTTCTTTCAGGGCGGCCACCGTTGGTCCAACAACAAAAGTCTCGACTTCCTCAAACAACACTTCGGCGAGTGA
- a CDS encoding Fur family transcriptional regulator, with translation MKNLSQAEEIDEIRTLVRKSGLRSTAARITVIQFLRQATSPLTHAEIAEELTPMGFDKATVYRNLIDLAEAGLVKRTELGDHAWRFELRNPDEPEDAEHPHFVCTECGSVSCLHDVEFKTPKNKQWAAVGKVTEILLKGICSECDEE, from the coding sequence ATGAAGAATCTGTCCCAAGCAGAAGAGATTGATGAAATCCGTACTCTGGTTCGCAAGAGCGGCTTACGGAGTACGGCTGCCCGGATTACGGTGATCCAGTTTTTGCGGCAGGCAACGTCACCTCTGACCCATGCTGAGATTGCCGAAGAACTGACCCCGATGGGCTTCGATAAAGCCACTGTGTACCGCAATCTGATCGATCTGGCGGAAGCGGGACTGGTCAAGCGAACCGAACTGGGGGATCACGCCTGGCGGTTTGAACTGCGGAATCCTGATGAACCGGAAGACGCCGAGCATCCGCATTTTGTCTGTACCGAATGTGGCAGTGTTTCCTGCCTGCATGATGTCGAATTCAAGACACCGAAAAACAAGCAGTGGGCAGCAGTAGGCAAAGTGACCGAAATTCTACTCAAAGGGATCTGCAGCGAATGCGACGAAGAATAA
- a CDS encoding ZIP family metal transporter, which produces MKPLSPFKNDVRITLLLLTIPLLVFLVAPGFFLTRPTMAAEHEHVHTANENQKSAVAETETEAETTTPADNSWSYTLLGIYCVVIVGSSLLGGWLPSLVRLTHTRMETLISFVGGLMLGIGVFHLLPHAVAEMGSIDRAVWWMMAGVITLFFLLRTFHFHQHGTVELEEEGHTHDHDHDHDCDHHHAHAPVHSHTHAHSHHLSWVGIAFGLALHTLIDGLALGASIVAEQHHEVFLSLFGLGTFLAIALHKPLDAVSITSLMAASGWSAGWRNAVNIGFSLMCPLGALLFFLGVQQFSENQHIIIGCALAFSAGVFLCISLGDLLPEMEFHSHNRFRLSFVLLLGIALAYGIGFLEPEHAHQHGGHSHGPEATETEHGHSHSH; this is translated from the coding sequence ATGAAACCGCTTTCTCCTTTTAAAAACGACGTGAGAATCACGCTCCTGTTATTAACGATTCCGCTGCTCGTCTTTCTGGTCGCCCCCGGCTTCTTTCTCACGCGCCCCACCATGGCGGCGGAACATGAGCATGTCCACACGGCTAATGAAAATCAGAAATCCGCTGTCGCAGAAACAGAAACAGAAGCAGAAACAACCACGCCCGCTGACAACTCCTGGTCCTATACCCTGCTGGGGATTTACTGTGTCGTCATCGTTGGTTCTTCATTACTCGGGGGCTGGTTGCCTTCCCTGGTCCGTTTAACACACACCCGCATGGAAACACTGATCAGCTTTGTCGGCGGACTCATGCTGGGTATCGGTGTCTTTCATCTGCTGCCGCACGCCGTGGCCGAAATGGGATCAATCGACCGGGCCGTCTGGTGGATGATGGCAGGAGTGATTACCCTGTTCTTCTTGCTGCGTACCTTTCATTTTCATCAGCATGGAACTGTGGAACTGGAAGAGGAAGGGCACACACACGACCACGATCATGATCATGACTGCGACCATCATCACGCGCATGCTCCCGTGCATTCTCATACGCACGCGCACTCGCATCATCTGAGCTGGGTCGGCATTGCCTTCGGCCTGGCATTGCATACCCTGATTGACGGACTCGCACTCGGTGCCAGCATCGTTGCTGAGCAGCATCACGAAGTCTTCCTCTCACTGTTCGGGCTGGGAACCTTTCTGGCAATTGCCTTACACAAACCATTAGACGCCGTTTCCATTACCTCACTGATGGCAGCCAGCGGCTGGTCTGCAGGCTGGCGGAACGCGGTGAATATCGGCTTCTCGCTGATGTGCCCCCTGGGAGCCCTCCTGTTTTTTCTGGGAGTCCAACAGTTTTCAGAAAACCAGCACATCATTATCGGTTGTGCCCTCGCTTTTTCCGCAGGCGTCTTCCTCTGTATTTCGCTGGGAGACTTGCTGCCCGAAATGGAGTTCCATTCGCATAACCGCTTCCGGCTCTCTTTCGTGCTGCTGCTGGGTATCGCCCTCGCGTATGGCATCGGCTTCCTGGAACCCGAACACGCACACCAGCATGGCGGCCATTCACACGGACCGGAAGCGACCGAAACGGAACACGGTCATTCGCATTCTCACTGA